In Oryza brachyantha chromosome 1, ObraRS2, whole genome shotgun sequence, the following are encoded in one genomic region:
- the LOC102721123 gene encoding V-type proton ATPase subunit a1 encodes MGVLDRLPPMDHLRSEKMCFVQLIIPAESARLAVTYLGELGLLQFKDLNEDKSPFQRIFVNQVKRCAEMSRKLRFFSDQINKAGVKSSVRPVMQPDIDLEELEAKLGEHENDLLEMNTNSEKLLQTYNELLEFKLVLSKAGGILASSHNHATPVERELEEHIYDKEMDDGNAYLLEQGVHLGASENSGVKFVSGIILKSKALAFERMLFRATRGNMFFNQAPAGEPVTDPISGEEVEKTVFVVFFSGNQAKAKILKICASFGASCYPVPEEMVKQRQIFREVSAQLADLEATLDAGIQHRNKALESVGSQLWRWTIMVKKEKAVYDTLNMLNFDVTKKCLVGEGWCPIFAKPQIKDVLQRATLHSNSQVGIIFHEMDTIDSPPTYFRTDKFTNGFQEIVDAYGVARYEEINPAVYSVITFPFLFAVMFGDWGHGICLLLGACVLILREKKLSSQKLGSFMEMAFGGRYVILLMALFSIYCGLIYNEFFSVPFHIFGKSAYECREKTCSDAYTAGLIKVRDPYPFGVDPSWRGSRSELPFLNSLKMKMSILMGVTQMNLGIVLSYFDAKFHGNALDIRYQFIPQMIFLNSLFGYLALLILIKWCSGSQADLYHVMIYMFLDPAGDLGENQLFWGQKELQILLLLMAIVAVPWMLFPKPFILKKRHKERFQGHTYRFLGTSEMDPDSEPDSARSHHDDFNFSEVFVHQMIHSIEFVLGAVSNTASYLRLWALSLAHSELSTVFYEKLLLLAWGYDNLVVRLVGLVVFAFATAFILLMMESLSAFLHALRLHWVEFMNKFFHGDGYKFMPFSFALLADDEE; translated from the exons GTAAAGCGATGCGCTGAAATGTCACGCAAACTAAGATTTTTCAGTGATCAGATCAACAAGGCAGGTGTTAAGTCTTCTGTTCGACCTGTGATGCAACCAGATATCGATTTGGAGGAGTTAGAG GCAAAATTGGGTGAGCATGAGAATGATCTGCTTGAGATGAATACAAACAGTGAGAAACTATTACAGACATACAATGAACTTCTTGAATTCAAGCTGGTCTTGTCAAAG GCAGGTGGGATTCTTGCTTCTTCTCACAATCATGCTACTCCAGTTGAACGGGAGCTAGAGGAACACATATATGACAAGGAGATGGATGATGGAAATGCCTATTTACTTGAACag GGAGTACATCTAGGGGCTTCGGAGAATTCTGGAGTGAAGTTTGTTAGTGGGATTATTTTGAAGTCCAAGGCATTAGCTTTTGAGAGGATGCTATTCCGAGCTACAAGGGGGAATATGTTTTTCAATCAGGCACCTGCAGGGGAACCTGTCACTGATCCCATTTCTGGTGAAGAG GTCGAGAAAACTGTTTTCGTAGTTTTCTTTTCTGGGAATCAGGCTAAagcaaaaatattaaagattTGCGCTTCATTTGGAGCAAGCTGCTACCCTGTTCCTGAGGAGATGGTTAAGCAGAGACAGATTTTTCGTGAG GTATCAGCACAGCTTGCTGATCTAGAAGCCACTTTGGATGCTGGAATCCAGCATAGAAACAAAGCACTAGAGTCAGTAGGTTCACAATTATGGAGGTGGACAATCATG gtgaaaaaggagaaagcTGTATATGATACATTGAACATGCTGAACTTTGATGTCACAAAGAAATGCCTTGTTGGGGAAGGATGGTGTCCTATATTTGCTAAACCCCAG ATCAAGGATGTTTTGCAGCGTGCGACACTTCACAGTAATTCACAAGTTGGAATAATATTTCATGAGATGGACACTATTGATTCACCGCCTACATACTTCCGAACTGATAAGTTTACTAATGGTTTCCAGGAGATTGTTGACGCATATGG TGTTGCTCGATATGAGGAAATTAATCCAGCTGTCTATTCTGTCATCACATTCCCATTTCTTTTTGCTGTGATGTTTGGAGATTGGGGTCATGGTATATGTCTATTGCTGGGAGCATGTGTTCTCATACTTCGTGAGAAGAAACTTTCCTCACAG AAACTTGGTAGCTTTATGGAAATGGCATTTGGTGGGCGTTATGTTATTCTTCTGATGGCTTTATTCTCAATATACTGTGGTCTTATATACAATGAGTTTTTCTCAGTTCCATTCCATATATTTGGCAAATCAGCGTATGAATGTCGAGAGAAAACCTGCAG TGACGCATATACTGCCGGACTCATCAAAGTCCGTGATCCTTATCCTTTTGGAGTGGACCCAAGTTGGCGTGGAAGTCGATCTGAGCTACCCTTTCTAAACTCcttgaagatgaagatgtCTATATTGATGGGTGTAACTCAGATGAACTTGGGGATTGTATTGAGTTATTTTGATGCAAAGTTTCATGGAAATGCTCTTGACATAAG GTATCAATTCATACCACAGATGATTTTTCTGAATAGTCTATTTGGTTACTTAGCGCTCCTAATTCTCATCAAGTGGTGCTCGGGCTCTCAAGCTGATCTGTATCATgtgatgatatatatgttcCTTGATCCTGCTGGAGATCTTGGAGAAAATCAACTGTTTTGGGGCCAAAAGGAACTCCAG ATACTGTTGTTGCTTATGGCTATCGTAGCTGTTCCATGGATGCTCTTCCCGAAGCCTTTTATCTTGAAGAAACGTCACAAGgag AGGTTTCAAGGCCACACCTATCGCTTTCTTGGGACCTCAGAAATGGATCCGGATTCTGAACCAGACTCAGCCCGGTCACATCATGATGATTTCAACTTTAGTGAAGTTTTTGTGCATCAAATGATACATTCCATTGAATTTGTACTTGGTGCTGTCTCAAATACTGCATCGTATCTTCGGCTTTGGGCATTAag TTTGGCACATTCTGAGCTATCAACAGTCTTCTATGAGAAGTTACTGTTACTTGCTTGGGG GTATGACAATCTTGTTGTGAGGTTGGTGGGGCTTGtagtttttgcttttgctactGCCTTTATATTGCTGATGATGGAATCATTGAGCGCCTTCCTTCATGCACTGCGTCTACACTGGGTTGAGTTTATGAACAAGTTCTTTCATGGGGATGGCTACAAATTCATGCCATTTTCATTTGCTCTGCTAGCAGACGATGAAGAGTGA
- the LOC102707270 gene encoding uncharacterized protein LOC102707270 yields the protein MGEVNLFIELLCVLIFAQYIAGSQDKVGSDPQRNEVPMTYSQDLKDDRVTSLHQDPSIYMIVNRSIKTQQSNGQGAYFVFSAGYEMNSESYYGIEVTTDVYGLSVDQEQNSGAMVGIGSKGDDVNAIVVGWHVYPKYYGDAYPHFFVRWMRDSHQQTGCYNLDCPGYVPEPGSSIVPGISINPVSEPGGTKHIIIFKIFKDGAGDWLLHCGLDSEPYLIGRFPASLFTTLRTKADYMRVAGYAVSRTTHLAPMGSGYLPTNPKAASFSNVQLIDQDGLTSKIPRDLPAIENSPSMYSASPIDFEGKFTYGGPLE from the exons ATGGGTGAAGTTAATCTCTTCATTGAGCTCTTGTGCGTCCTGATTTTTGCTCAATACATAGCTGGAAGTCAG GATAAAGTTGGCAGTGATCCCCAAAGAAATGAAGTACCAATGACGTATTCTCAGGACTTGAAGGACGATAGGGTTACTTCACTTCATCAGGATCCTTCAATCTATATGATCGTCAATAGATCTATCAAAACTCAACAATCCAATGGCCAAGGCGCCTATTTTGTCTTT tcTGCAGGATACGAGATGAACTCAGAAAGCTATTACGGGATAGAAGTTACAACTGATGTGTACGGTCTCTCCGTTGACCAAGAGCAAAACAGTGGAGCTATGGTTGGAATTGGCAGCAAGGGTGATGATGTCAATGCAATTGTTGTTGGATGGCAT GTCTATCCAAAGTATTATGGTGATGCATACCCTCATTTCTTTGTCCGCTGGATG CGTGATAGTCATCAGCAGACGGGCTGCTACAATTTAGACTGTCCTGGCTATGTGCCTGAACCTGGTTCAAGTATAGTTCCAGGAATTTCCATTAATCCGGTCTCAGAGCCTGGAGGAACCAAACATATTATcatcttcaaaattttcaag GATGGCGCTGGAGATTGGTTACTGCACTGTGGATTAGACTCCGAACCATATTTAATTGGGCGTTTTCCTGCATCATTATTCACTACCCTGCGTACCAAAGCTGACTACATGAGGGTTGCTGGATATGCGGTGAGTCGTACAACCCATTTGGCCCCAATGGGAAGCGGGTACCTTCCAACTAATCCAAAAGCAGCATCATTCAGCAATGTTCAACTCATTGATCAAGATGGCCTGACGTCCAAGATTCCGCGAGATCTACCTGCCATTGAGAATTCCCCATCCATGTATTCTGCATCTCCTATCGATTTCGAGGGTAAATTCACCTACGGTGGGCCGTTAGAATAA
- the LOC102721406 gene encoding nuclear transcription factor Y subunit B-2: protein MADGGSHDESGSPPRSGGVREQDRFLPIANISRIMKKAVPANGKIAKDAKETLQECVSEFISFVTSEASDKCQKEKRKTINGEDLLYAMGTLGFEEYVEPLRIYLQKYREMEGDSKLTSKADGSVKKDAIGPQSGASSSSAQGMVGAYTQGMGYMQPQYHNGDT, encoded by the exons ATGGCGGACGGCGGGAGCCACGACGAGAGCGGGAGCCCGCCGAGGAGCGGAGGGGTGAGGGAGCAGGACAGGTTCCTGCCCATCGCCAACATCAGCCGGATCATGAAGAAGGCCGTGCCGGCCAACGGCAAGATCGCCAAGGACGCCAAGGAGACCCTGCAGGAGTGCGTCTCGGAGTTCATCTCCTTCGTCACCAGCGA GGCTAGCGACAAATGCCAGAAGGAAAAGCGCAAGACCATCAACGGTGAAGATCTCCTATATGCGATGGGCACGCTTGGTTTCGAGGAGTATGTTGAACCCTTGAGGATCTATTTGCAGAAGTATAGAGAG ATGGAG GGCGATAGTAAGCTAACCTCAAAGGCTGATGGTTCAGTAAAAAAGGATGCAATTGGTCCTCAGAGTGGCGCTAGTAGCTCAAGTGCACAAGGG atggttGGAGCTTACACCCAAGGGATGGGTTATATGCAACCTCAG TACCATAATGGGGACACCTAA
- the LOC102721689 gene encoding 40S ribosomal protein S23, translating into MGKTRGMGAGRKLKTHRRNQRWADKAYKKSHLGNEWKKPFAGSSHAKGIVLEKIGIEAKQPNSAIRKCARVQLVKNGKKIAAFVPNDGCLNFIEENDEVLIAGFGRKGHAVGDIPGVRFKVVKVSGVSLLALFKEKKEKPRS; encoded by the exons ATGGG GAAGACACGTGGTATGGGAGCTGGGCGCAAGCTCAAGACCCACCGCAGGAACCAGAGATGGGCTGACAAGGCCTACAAGAAGAGCCATTTGGGCAATGAGTGGAAGAAACCCTTTGCTGGGTCATCTCATGCCAAGGGCATTGTTCTGGAGAAGAT TGGTATTGAGGCTAAGCAGCCTAACTCTGCTATCCGTAAGTGTGCCCGTGTGCAGCTTGTGAAGAACGGGAAGAAGATTGCTGCCTTTGTGCCCAATGACGGTTGCCTGAACTTCATCGAGGAAAAC GACGAGGTGTTGATTGCTGGATTTGGTCGTAAGGGCCATGCTGTGGGAGATATTCCTGGTGTCCGATTCAAGGTCGTCAAGGTCTCTGGTGTGTCTCTCCTGGCTCTCTTcaaggagaagaaggagaagccAAGGTCTTAG
- the LOC102707546 gene encoding zinc finger CCCH domain-containing protein 11 yields MPPKKAAPSKADLAKKQKVVEDKTFGLKNKNKSKNVQKYVQSLHQAVQPKPDPTKTAAKKKKEEEKAREKELNDLFKVAVSQPKVPVGVDPKSIVCEFFKVGQCQKGFKCKFSHDLNVQRKGEKIDIYTDKRDAETMEDWDQETLEKVVASKGAEYQQNKPTDIVCKYFLDAVEKKQYGWFWVCPNGGKDCHYRHALPPGYVLKSQMKALLEEESEKIAIEDEIEDQRKKVKTTTPMTTELFMEWKRKKAEEREAGLAALRAERAKNDRMSGRELFMADSSVFVDDAEAYDVYERQEESEANEEPSKKSQDEGPSSSTSNGKEAEETDDEDIDIDDDLDIDELNELEASLSRTSIQIREPGEGTSS; encoded by the exons ATGCCGCCGAAGAAGGCAGCGCCGTCGAAGGCGGACCTCGCCAAGAAGCAGAAGGTCGTGGAGGACAAGACGTTCGGGCtcaagaacaagaacaagagCAAGAACGTCCAGAAGTACGTCCAGTCCCTGCACCAGGCCGTCCAGCCCAAGCCCGACCCGACCAAGACCGCCGCCAAG aagaagaaggaggaggagaaggcgcgGGAGAAGGAACTCAATGATCTGTTCAAGGTCGCCGTCAGCCAGCCCAAGGTCCCCGTTG GTGTTGATCCCAAGTCCATAGTGTGTGAATTCTTTAAGGTTGGCCAGTGCCAAAAAGGTTTTAAGTGCAAGTTCTCACATGACCTGAATGTCCAAAGAAAGGGTGAAAAGATCGATATTTACACCGACAAACGTGATGCAG AAACCATGGAAGACTGGGACCAGGAGACTCTTGAGAAGGTCGTCGCGTCAAAAGGGGCAGAGTATCAGCAGAATAAGCCTACCGATATT GTTTGCAAGTACTTTCTTGATGCCGTGGAGAAGAAACAATACGGGTGGTTTTGGGTTTGCCCAAATGGGGGCAAAGATTGCCACTACAGGCATGCACTTCCACCTGGCTATGTACTGAAGTCCCAAATGAAGGCCTTATTGGAGGAAGAGAGCGAAAAGATCGCTATCGAAGATGAGATTGAAGATCAG CgtaaaaaggtaaaaacaaCAACCCCTATGACCACAGAATTATTCATGGAATGGAAAAGGAAGAAGGCAGAAGAAAGAGAAGCTGGTCTGGCTGCCTTGAGGGCAGAGAGAGCTAAGAATGATCGCATGAG TGGTCGTGAGCTGTTCATGGCTGATTCAAGTGTGTTCGTTGATGATGCTGAAGCATATGATGTATATGAAAGACAAGAAGAATCAGAGGCTAATGAAGAACCG AGCAAGAAGAGCCAGGATGAGGGGCCAAGTTCATCAACTTCTAATGGCAAGGAGGCTGAAGAGACAGATGATGAAGACATAGATATTGACGATGACCTGGACATTGATGAATTAAACGAACTTGAAGCAAGCCTGTCAAGAACTTCCATACAGATTCGAGAACCTGGCGAAGGAACATCATCTTGA